The following proteins are co-located in the Camarhynchus parvulus chromosome 17, STF_HiC, whole genome shotgun sequence genome:
- the USP20 gene encoding ubiquitin carboxyl-terminal hydrolase 20 has translation MGDTRDICPHLDSIGEVTTDDLLLKSKGTCQSCGAVGPNLWACLQIGCPYVGCGESFADHSTLHAQAKKHNLTVNLTTFRVWCYACEKEVFLEQRLAQPPSPPSKFPEPDSPLPAHPLKAVPIAVADEGESESEDDDLKPRGLTGMKNLGNSCYMNAALQALSNCPPLTQFFLECGGLVRTDKKPALCKSYQKLVSEVWHKKRPSYVVPSSLSHGIKLVNPMFRGYAQQDTQEFLRCLMDQLHEELKEPIVAETRDLDTSEQEDKREGDRSPSEDEFLSCDSSSDRGEGEGQSRTSGSMGSSSLAETELLIQDEAGRGISEKERMKDRKFSCGHRRSNSEQVDEDADVDTTMMPVDGRASPEMLPAPCPASPCRTPEPDNDAYVRCSSRPCSPVHHEMHSKLSSSPPRSSPARLGPSYILKKAQMQASGKKKKELRYRSVISDIFDGSILSLVQCLTCDRVSTTVETFQDLSLPIPGKEDLAKLHSAIYQNVPAKTGACGDNYASQGWIAFIMEYIRRFVVSCIPSWFWGPVVTLEDCLAAFFAADELKGDNMYSCERCKKLRNGVKYCKVLRLPEILCIHLKRFRHEVMYSFKINSHVSFPLEGLDLRPFLAKECVSQITTYDLLSVICHHGTAGSGHYIAYCQNVINGQWYEFDDQYVTEVHETVVQNAEAYVLFYRKSSEEAVRERQKVVSLASMKEHSLLQFYISREWLNKFNTFAEPGPITNHTFLCSHGGIPPNKYHYIDDLVVILPQNVWEYLYNRFGGGPAVNHLYVCSICQVEIEALAKRRRIEIDTFIKLNKAFQAEESPSVIYCISMQWFREWEAFVKGKDNEPPGPIDNTKIALTKPGGHVQVKQGADYGQISEETWVYLSTLYGGGPEIAIRQNVAQVQELENLHGEQKIEAETRAV, from the exons ATGGGGGATACAAGGGACATCTGTCCCCACCTGGATTCCATAGGAGAGGTCACCACGGATGATCTGCTGCTCAAATCCAAG GGAACTTGCCAGTCTTGTGGAGCTGTGGGACCAAACCTCTGGGCTTGTCTTCAG ATTGGTTGTCCTTATGTTGGTTGTGGGGAGTCCTTTGCTGACCACAGCACACTTCATGCACAG GCCAAGAAGCACAACCTGACAGTGAACCTGACCACGTTCCGTGTGTGGTGCTATGCCTGTGAGAAGGAAGTGTTCCTGGAGCAGCGCCTGGCTCAGCCCCCCTCACCCCCCAGCAAGTTCCCTGAGCCG GATTCTCCTTTGCCTGCTCACCCTCTGAAAGCTGTTCCTATTGCAGTGGCTGATGAAGGCGAATCTGAATCAGAGGATGATGATTTGAAACCAAGAG GCCTTACTGGAATGAAAAATCTTGGGAACTCCTGCTACATGAATGCAGCACTTCAGGCTCTCTCAAACTG CCCACCTCTGACACAGTTTTTCCTGGAATGTGGTGGACTGGTCCGTACGGATAAGAAACCTGCCCTGTGCAAAAGTTACCAGAAGTTGGTGTCCGAGGTTTGGCACAAGAAACG CCCGAGTTATGTTGTTCCAAGCAGTCTCTCCCATGGAATCAAGCTTGTTAATCCCATGTTCCGAGGCTATGCACAGCAG GACACACAGGAGTTCCTGCGCTGCCTGATGGATCAGCTCCACGAGGAACTGAAGGAACCCATTGTGGCAGAGACGAGGGACCTGGACACCAGCGAGCAGGAGGACAAGCGGGAGGGTGACCGAAGCCCTTCAGAGGATGAGTTCCTCTCCTGTGACTCCAGCAGTGACAGGGGTGAAGGAGAGGGCCAGAGTCGGACCTCAGGAagcatgggcagcagctccctggcagagacagagctgctgaTCCAGGATGAAGCAGGGAGAGGGATCTCAGAGAAAGAGAGGATGAAGGACAGAAAGTTCTCGTGCGGCCATCGGCGCAGCAACTCAGAGCAGGTGGATGAGGATGCAGATGTTGATACTACAATGATGCCAGTGGATGGCAGAGCCTCACCTGAGatgctgccagctccctgtcctgccagccCATGTAGGACACCAG AACCTGACAATGATGCCTATGTGCGCTGCTCCTCGCGCCCCTGCAGTCCAGTCCATCATGAAATGCACTCCAagctctccagctctcctccccGCTCCAGTCCTGCCAGGCTTGGACCTTCCTACATACTCAAGAAAG CCCAGATGCAGGCTtctgggaaaaagaagaaggagctCCGGTACCGCAGCGTGATTTCCGACATCTTTGACggctccatcctcagcctgGTGCAGTGCCTCACCTGTGACAGA GTTTCTACAACAGTGGAGACGTTCCAGGACCTGTCACTCCCaatcccagggaaggaggaCTTGGCCAAGCTGCACTCTGCCATCTACCAAAATGTGCCAGCCAAGACAGGAGCATGTGGGGACAACTATGCCTCACAGGGCTGGATTGCTTTCATCATGGAGTACATCCGGAG ATTTGTGGTGTCCTGTATCCCTagctggttttggggtcccgtGGTGACACTGGAGGATTGCCTTGCTGCCTTTTTTGCAGCAGATGAGTTGAAGG GGGACAACATGTACAGCTGTGAACGGTGCAAGAA gCTGCGGAATGGAGTAAAGTACTGCAAAGTCCTGCGGCTCCCAGAG ATCCTTTGCATCCACCTGAAACGGTTCCGGCATGAGGTGATGTATTCCTTCAAGATCAACAGCCACGTCTCCTTCCCCTTGGAGGGGCTGGACCTGAGACCCTTCCTGGCCAAGGAGTGTGTGTCCCAAATCACCACCTATGACCTCTTGTCTGTCATCTGTCACCACGGCACTGCTGGCA GTGGCCACTACATTGCCTACTGCCAGAACGTGATCAATGGCCAGTGGTACGAGTTCGATGACCAGTATGTCACCGAGGTGCATGAGACCGTGGTGCAGAATGCAGAAGCCTACGTGCTGTTCTACAG gaaaagcagtgagGAGGCTGTGAGAGAGCGTCAGAAGGTCGTGTCCCTGGCCAGCATGAAGGAGCACAGTTTGCTTCAGTTCTACATCTCTCGAGAGTGGCTCAATAAATTCAACACCTTTGCTGAGCCTGGGCCCATCACCAACCACACCTTTCTGTGCTCCCATGGAG GGATCCCTCCTAATAAATACCATTACATTGATGACCTGGTTGTGATTCTGCCCCAAAACGTGTGGGAATATCTCTACAACAG gttTGGAGGTGGCCCTGCTGTGAACCATCTGTACGTGTGCTCCATTTGCCAAGTGGAGATCGAAGCCCTGGCCAAGCGCAGGAGGATCGAAATTGACACCTTCATCAAG ctgaacAAGGCTTTCCAGGCAGAGGAGTCTCCAAGTGTCATCTACTGCATCAGCATGCAGTGGTTCCGGGAGTGGGAGGCCTTTGTCAAGGGCAAGGACAATG agccccctggACCAATTGACAACACCAAGATTGCCCTCACAAAACCAGGTGGCCACGTGCAAGTGAAGCAGG GTGCTGACTACGGGCAGATCTCCGAGGAGACCTGGGTTTATTTAAGCACCCTGTACGGGGGAGGGCCCGAGATCGCCATCAGACAGAACGTGGCCCAGGTGCAGGAACTGGAAAACCTCCACGGGGAGCAGAAGATTGAAGCAGAGACACGAGCTGTGTGA